In the genome of Microcoleus vaginatus PCC 9802, the window AAGCCAGAGAAAAGAAATAGCTATCCGTGTATCTGTGACTTCCGTGTCGTGAATCAAGGAAATTGGGAAGTGGTGATTGATAATTGGTGATTTTTTCACGGTTAGCTCTTCGTTTTCAGCGATTACCGATTACCCGTTACCGATTAGCCGTTACCGATTACCCATTACCCCTTCCCATTTTACGTTTTACTTGTGACTTTGCCCGGTTCCGGTGTTGGCCCTCTTGAGCCATTAGCATCTCTATTTTCCTGTTCGCGCTCTTTCTGTGACAAGCTGCGGCGGGCGGCTTCTACAAACTGACTGACGCGGATCGGATCTATAGGCTGCTCGATGCGGCCGTTTCGTTTCAGGGAACTCGATACGATTACGCCGTCAGCGGCCTGCATGAGGGTGGAAATGTTTTCCCACGAGGCGCCGCTGCCGATGAAAACAGGAATTCCCGCCGCTGCTGCACTCGCGAGTTCTAAGTCTTCGAGATTGGGAGGGCTACCAGTTGTCCAGCCCGAAAGGATTACGGCGTCGGCTAAAGCTCGCCCGATCGTCTCTTGGACGGCTGTGGTCAAGTTGGGGCTGCCTAGGGGTCGCCCGTGCTTGACTAACACGTCTGCTAATATTTTGACATCACTGCCCAATTCCCGGCGGTAGCGCAGTAGCTGGTGAGCTTGGCCTTCAATTAAGCCTTGGTCTGTAGCCATGATGCCGTTGAGGACGTTGACGCGGATGAATTGAGCTCCTGTGCAGGAGGCGATGGCGATCGCGCTGTGGGCGTCGTTTCGCAGCACGTTAACGCCGATCGGCAGCGTCACGAGATTTGTTAGCCTCTCAACTACCAGAGTCATGGCACTTAC includes:
- a CDS encoding phosphorybosylanthranilate isomerase, coding for MNLVVSGKSVDLKQIFKTPNPIIGVVHLQPLPTSPRWGGNLKAIIGRAEQEATALASGGANGIIVENFFDAPFAKDSVDPAVVSAMTLVVERLTNLVTLPIGVNVLRNDAHSAIAIASCTGAQFIRVNVLNGIMATDQGLIEGQAHQLLRYRRELGSDVKILADVLVKHGRPLGSPNLTTAVQETIGRALADAVILSGWTTGSPPNLEDLELASAAAAGIPVFIGSGASWENISTLMQAADGVIVSSSLKRNGRIEQPIDPIRVSQFVEAARRSLSQKEREQENRDANGSRGPTPEPGKVTSKT